A part of Desulfomicrobium macestii genomic DNA contains:
- a CDS encoding response regulator transcription factor, with translation MTQQHILIIDDDADIVKTVSANLKLDGFLVSSALSGNEGLAVLQAHSPDLVLLDLNLPDIDGIKVCQILRRESDAPVIMLSARDTVADKLLGLESGADDYLVKPFNALELSARIRTVLRRVRRSESANANRQREIILDYRTHRASIQGREASLTRTEFSLLELFITHPGEALSRDFIQSQNWGDSKLYSHSRAVDVHVQRLRKKIEVNPQAPRFILTVAGVGYRFEPSPG, from the coding sequence ATGACCCAGCAACACATTCTGATCATCGACGACGACGCGGACATTGTGAAAACCGTGTCCGCCAATCTGAAACTGGACGGATTCCTGGTGTCCAGTGCGCTGAGCGGAAACGAAGGGCTCGCGGTTCTGCAAGCCCATTCGCCCGATTTGGTGCTGCTGGATCTGAACCTGCCCGACATTGACGGAATAAAGGTTTGCCAAATTCTGCGCCGGGAGAGCGACGCGCCGGTGATCATGCTCTCGGCCCGGGACACGGTTGCAGACAAACTGCTGGGACTTGAGAGTGGAGCCGACGATTATCTGGTCAAACCCTTCAATGCGCTGGAGCTTTCCGCCAGGATACGGACCGTGCTGCGCAGAGTGCGGCGCAGCGAGTCGGCCAATGCCAATCGTCAAAGGGAGATCATTCTTGATTACCGCACGCATCGGGCCTCGATTCAGGGCCGCGAGGCAAGCCTGACCCGAACCGAATTTTCACTGCTTGAACTTTTCATCACCCATCCGGGCGAGGCCTTGTCCCGTGATTTCATCCAGAGTCAGAACTGGGGAGATTCCAAGCTCTATTCCCACAGTCGGGCCGTGGACGTGCACGTGCAGCGTCTGCGCAAAAAGATCGAAGTCAACCCGCAGGCCCCGCGCTTCATTCTGACCGTGGCCGGCGTCGGCTACAGATTCGAACCAAGTCCGGGATAG
- a CDS encoding RNA recognition motif domain-containing protein, whose product MSKNIYVGNLSWSTTDADLHAMFSQYGQVSSAHVIEDRETGRSRGFGFVEMDDEGARKSIQALNGTDCQGRNLKVNEAQPRESRSDSRSRY is encoded by the coding sequence TTGTCTAAGAACATCTATGTTGGAAATTTGTCCTGGTCGACCACTGATGCAGATCTGCACGCCATGTTTTCCCAGTACGGTCAGGTCAGCTCTGCCCACGTCATTGAAGATCGTGAAACCGGTCGTTCCCGTGGCTTCGGCTTCGTGGAAATGGATGACGAAGGTGCACGCAAGTCCATCCAGGCGCTGAACGGAACCGACTGTCAGGGCCGCAACCTGAAGGTCAACGAAGCGCAGCCCCGTGAAAGCCGCTCCGATAGCCGTTCACGCTACTAA